Proteins encoded in a region of the Methanobrevibacter millerae genome:
- a CDS encoding RNA-guided endonuclease TnpB family protein, whose protein sequence is MCDKTFILTDKVEFVPDEEMEKELWFNINASAFVYNKTLEYSIYRENLVKEFAIGNKFKVNRTYTQKIVKTLKKHYPFLEDADSTCLQASTDRLIKAYEGYYDHRTGAPRFKKRKKNPVTSITLRNNFYDTKEGNVGAIRWLSENELRVTKLGKITVKHRRHIKGKIKEATLKYENGRWYVCIVYELDENRHGEFSYGGLYVGIDVGITDFLTFSNGKVIAKPDLKKINGRIQYYQQKLDGKKEGGSNWKKTLKKLHKWIRKKNNVVNDYYHKISYNIVKHCQFIAMETLNIRGMIKGNLSRSIHEIGWGKLIEMIKYKAELYGREFVQIDRWFPSSKKCHVCGEINHDLGREEREWECPHCHAVHQRDVNAAKNILDEGLRATGSMVLCLVDFMPNSQGKSIYYYEWKCFDEKIGMA, encoded by the coding sequence ATGTGCGATAAAACTTTTATTTTAACGGATAAGGTTGAATTTGTTCCTGATGAAGAGATGGAAAAGGAATTATGGTTTAATATTAATGCCAGTGCTTTTGTGTACAATAAAACATTGGAATATAGTATTTACCGTGAAAATCTAGTTAAAGAATTCGCAATAGGCAACAAATTTAAAGTAAACCGCACATACACACAAAAAATAGTTAAAACATTAAAAAAACATTATCCTTTTCTAGAAGATGCTGATTCTACCTGCCTTCAAGCATCCACTGATAGACTAATAAAAGCCTATGAAGGATATTATGACCACAGAACCGGCGCTCCAAGATTTAAAAAACGTAAAAAAAATCCTGTAACTTCTATTACTCTTCGAAACAATTTTTATGATACCAAAGAAGGTAATGTAGGGGCTATTAGGTGGTTGTCTGAAAATGAATTACGAGTGACTAAACTGGGAAAAATAACCGTTAAGCATAGAAGACACATCAAAGGTAAAATTAAAGAGGCTACATTAAAATATGAAAACGGACGCTGGTACGTATGTATAGTATACGAATTAGATGAAAATAGACATGGTGAATTTTCCTATGGAGGATTATATGTCGGAATAGATGTTGGAATAACTGACTTTTTAACATTTTCCAACGGAAAAGTGATAGCCAAACCTGACCTGAAGAAAATAAACGGAAGAATACAGTATTACCAACAAAAACTCGACGGCAAAAAAGAAGGCGGATCCAACTGGAAAAAAACACTAAAAAAACTCCACAAATGGATAAGAAAGAAAAACAACGTAGTAAACGACTATTACCATAAAATATCCTATAATATAGTCAAACACTGCCAATTCATAGCCATGGAAACACTCAACATTCGAGGAATGATTAAAGGTAACTTAAGCCGAAGCATACATGAAATCGGATGGGGAAAACTCATAGAAATGATAAAATACAAAGCAGAATTATATGGTCGTGAATTCGTACAAATCGATCGTTGGTTTCCATCGAGCAAAAAATGCCATGTTTGTGGAGAAATCAATCACGACTTAGGTCGTGAAGAAAGAGAATGGGAATGTCCCCATTGTCATGCAGTACATCAAAGAGATGTAAATGCTGCAAAAAACATTTTAGACGAAGGTCTACGCGCCACTGGTTCAATGGTGCTATGCTTAGTAGATTTCATGCCTAATAGTCAAGGAAAATCCATATATTATTATGAATGGAAATGCTTTGACGAAAAAATAGGCATGGCCTAA